In Mycobacterium gallinarum, a single window of DNA contains:
- a CDS encoding tetratricopeptide repeat protein, with amino-acid sequence MSVTTAKDDADTADELKPSETGEAADDTAPDDTGNDVGDSEPATDPRWGRRLLIGAVVVIFVAALATSGYLGWQLWQGQQIEQASQQAQQAAVTYAQILTSIDSNNVDENFAQVLDGSTGEFKDMYSQSSVQLRQLLIDNKATAHGVVLDSAVQSASKDKVVVLLFVDQAVSNTSVPDPRVDRSRIKMTMENVDDRWRASKVELP; translated from the coding sequence TCAGTGACAACCGCTAAAGATGACGCCGACACCGCCGACGAACTGAAGCCGAGTGAAACGGGCGAGGCGGCAGATGACACCGCGCCGGACGACACCGGGAACGACGTCGGCGACAGCGAGCCCGCAACCGACCCCCGCTGGGGGCGACGCCTGCTAATCGGCGCAGTTGTGGTGATCTTCGTTGCCGCACTTGCCACTTCAGGCTACCTCGGCTGGCAGCTATGGCAGGGCCAGCAGATCGAGCAGGCGAGTCAACAGGCTCAACAAGCAGCCGTCACGTACGCGCAGATCTTGACCAGCATCGACTCCAACAACGTCGACGAGAACTTCGCCCAGGTTTTGGACGGGTCGACCGGTGAGTTCAAGGACATGTATTCGCAGTCGAGCGTTCAGCTACGGCAATTGCTCATCGACAACAAGGCGACGGCGCATGGTGTCGTGCTGGATTCGGCGGTGCAGTCCGCGTCCAAGGACAAGGTTGTCGTGCTGCTGTTCGTGGATCAGGCGGTATCCAACACCAGCGTGCCCGACCCCCGGGTCGACCGCAGCAGGATCAAGATGACGATGGAGAACGTCGACGATCGTTGGCGGGCAAGCAAAGTCGAACTGCCGTGA
- a CDS encoding mannan-binding protein yields MARCVVAIVAVGAAFCVAPAVSASAPALCGELGGHWDGQSCSTSVESERKAVRNIKMALPGDLVENPTIREYLTNLMNNWRNAARKMAQDSFGEEQFQIFQHGDAMTVVFHEMYSGTVGTDALAHPNAPIISDAYRTFTFAGGRQLTLADLFKPGVDHGAEIPRLGAPFIVAALDAAPPPHQPGTYPFTPDRWTPDKVYSGGYRAWALTSDELILYMPDYPVGHDTPLDYTVGRMQWAMDGGTVQAHIPLAALRSILRPEFGGA; encoded by the coding sequence ATCGCACGCTGCGTCGTCGCTATCGTCGCCGTTGGGGCGGCGTTCTGCGTGGCACCGGCCGTGTCGGCGTCAGCGCCGGCCCTGTGCGGTGAGCTGGGCGGTCATTGGGACGGGCAGTCCTGCAGCACGTCGGTGGAATCGGAGCGCAAGGCGGTTCGCAACATCAAGATGGCGTTGCCCGGCGATCTGGTGGAAAACCCCACCATCCGGGAGTACCTGACCAACCTGATGAACAACTGGCGCAATGCGGCGCGAAAGATGGCTCAAGACAGCTTCGGCGAGGAGCAATTCCAGATCTTCCAGCACGGGGACGCGATGACGGTCGTCTTCCACGAGATGTACTCGGGCACCGTCGGTACCGATGCCCTCGCCCACCCGAACGCGCCCATCATCAGCGACGCCTACCGCACTTTCACCTTCGCGGGCGGCCGACAGTTGACGCTGGCCGACCTGTTCAAGCCGGGAGTCGACCACGGGGCTGAGATCCCGCGGTTGGGTGCGCCGTTCATCGTGGCGGCCCTCGATGCCGCACCGCCGCCGCATCAGCCTGGGACCTATCCGTTCACCCCGGACCGCTGGACCCCGGACAAGGTGTACTCCGGCGGCTACCGGGCCTGGGCGTTGACATCCGATGAGTTGATTCTCTATATGCCCGACTACCCCGTCGGTCATGACACCCCGTTGGACTACACGGTCGGCCGCATGCAGTGGGCGATGGACGGCGGTACGGTACAGGCCCATATTCCGCTGGCCGCGCTGCGTTCGATACTGCGTCCCGAGTTCGGTGGCGCATAG
- a CDS encoding amidohydrolase — protein sequence MPFADLVINATVLTVDDAQPTAESIAVSGGRIVAVGGKSEVAAWIGPDTHTEDLGDACVMPGLVEAHGHPLMEAIVLSDRMVDIRPVTLANADDVVAAIKGEVAKRGVEGAYLNGWDALLQDGLPDPTLAWLDGIAPENPLVIIHNSGHKAYFNSAAAARVGLTGDTPDPKGAKYGRNADGSLDGSAEEIQAVFPLLQGAIQPTDYPAMLRAELARLNRAGLTTCSEMAFDPGFRPVIDQMRDDLTVRLRVYEMSTAAMTTDQVPDNGDDMFRQAGIKIWVDGSPWIGNIDLSFPYLDTAATRSVGIPKGSCGCANYTREQLTEIVGAYFPKGWQMACHVQGDAGADTILDVYEEALRAHPRDDHRLRLEHVGAIRDDQLQRAHDLGVTCSLFVDQIHYWGDIVVDGLFGPERGNRWMPCGSAVATGMRISLHNDPPVTPEEPLRNISVAVTRTAPSGRVIGPEQRITVDQAIRAQTIDAAWQLHSDDVIGSLEVGKYADMVVLSADPRTVPPEQIADLEVRATYLAGRQVYGQ from the coding sequence ATGCCCTTCGCAGACTTGGTAATTAACGCGACCGTTCTTACCGTCGACGACGCACAACCCACTGCCGAATCGATAGCCGTGTCCGGTGGCCGCATCGTCGCCGTGGGTGGCAAGTCTGAGGTCGCGGCCTGGATCGGCCCGGACACGCACACCGAGGACCTCGGTGACGCATGCGTCATGCCCGGCCTCGTCGAGGCTCATGGGCACCCGCTGATGGAGGCCATCGTGCTGTCGGACCGGATGGTCGACATTCGCCCAGTCACGCTGGCGAACGCCGACGACGTGGTCGCGGCGATCAAAGGGGAAGTCGCCAAGCGCGGGGTCGAGGGCGCCTACCTCAACGGCTGGGACGCGCTGCTGCAGGACGGACTACCCGACCCGACGCTCGCCTGGCTCGACGGCATCGCCCCCGAAAACCCGTTGGTGATCATCCACAACTCCGGACACAAGGCCTACTTCAACTCCGCGGCGGCCGCCCGCGTCGGCCTGACCGGTGACACACCGGACCCGAAGGGTGCCAAGTACGGACGGAACGCCGACGGGTCGCTCGACGGGAGCGCCGAGGAGATCCAGGCGGTGTTCCCGCTGCTGCAGGGTGCGATCCAGCCCACCGACTACCCGGCGATGCTGCGCGCCGAACTCGCCCGGCTGAACCGCGCCGGGTTGACAACATGTTCGGAGATGGCGTTCGACCCGGGGTTCCGCCCGGTGATCGACCAGATGCGTGACGACCTCACCGTGCGGCTGCGCGTCTACGAAATGTCCACCGCCGCGATGACCACCGACCAGGTACCAGACAACGGCGACGACATGTTCCGGCAGGCCGGCATCAAGATCTGGGTCGACGGCTCTCCGTGGATCGGCAACATCGACCTGTCGTTCCCGTACCTCGACACCGCGGCCACCCGCAGCGTCGGCATTCCGAAGGGGTCGTGTGGTTGTGCGAACTACACCCGTGAGCAGCTGACCGAGATCGTTGGCGCCTACTTTCCGAAGGGCTGGCAGATGGCCTGCCACGTCCAGGGCGATGCGGGTGCCGACACCATCCTCGACGTCTACGAAGAAGCGCTGCGCGCGCACCCCCGCGACGACCATCGGTTGCGCCTCGAGCATGTCGGCGCCATACGCGACGACCAACTGCAACGCGCTCACGATCTCGGCGTCACCTGCAGCCTGTTCGTCGACCAGATCCACTATTGGGGCGACATCGTCGTCGACGGCCTTTTCGGACCTGAGCGCGGAAACCGTTGGATGCCATGTGGTTCGGCGGTGGCGACGGGGATGCGCATCTCCTTGCACAACGACCCGCCCGTCACACCCGAGGAGCCACTGCGCAACATCAGCGTCGCCGTCACCCGCACCGCACCGAGCGGTCGGGTGATCGGGCCGGAGCAACGGATCACCGTGGATCAGGCGATCCGGGCGCAGACCATCGACGCGGCGTGGCAGCTGCACTCCGACGACGTCATCGGCTCGCTGGAAGTGGGCAAGTACGCGGACATGGTGGTGCTTTCGGCGGACCCGCGAACGGTGCCGCCCGAGCAGATCGCCGACCTCGAAGTGCGTGCGACCTACCTGGCGGGCAGGCAGGTATACGGACAATGA
- a CDS encoding long-chain-fatty-acid--CoA ligase yields MSDLAEPRFLDERTAHWAETRPDAEAFDYLDRSWTWAEWNDRVRRLAGALKERGVKRGDVVAFLDKNHPACVELTLAAASLGAANAIINFRLAADELDYVLNDSGAKVLIVGKELRANVDKIRDKLTHVEHVIEVTPEGGDGDEYEAMLAAATPVDRQDDVEPDDVAIIMYSSGTTGKPKGVQLTQANIIAHTVNAHEGFEFDEGDKNMVSMPLFHVGGSSYVQFGIHDGFPSVMTREVDGASLAGAIFKGANRTFLVPAVLAKVLDSGEDAVKLFGSLKTFAYGASPMPLPLLRRALEAWPNTDFMQAYGLTELCGVISHLLPEAHRDPGKEERLSSAGTLVPNAEVRVVDPDTLKDVPEGEQGELWFRSPQLMKGYHNKPEATEESITEDGWFRTGDIGRVDDGGYIFVEDRLKDMIISGGENIYSIEVERVLAEHPAVSDVAIIGIPDDKWGEVVKAVVQLEGEATEDELITFARERLAAYKCPKSVDFKDELPRNPTGKILKKDLRKQYS; encoded by the coding sequence ATGTCTGACCTGGCTGAACCCCGCTTCCTCGACGAACGCACGGCTCATTGGGCCGAAACACGACCCGACGCCGAGGCGTTCGATTACCTCGACCGATCCTGGACGTGGGCGGAGTGGAATGACCGCGTGCGCCGGCTGGCAGGTGCGCTGAAGGAGCGCGGCGTCAAGCGCGGGGATGTGGTGGCGTTCCTCGACAAGAACCACCCCGCCTGTGTGGAGCTGACGCTGGCGGCCGCCTCGCTGGGCGCGGCCAACGCGATCATCAACTTCCGGCTGGCCGCCGACGAGCTCGACTACGTGCTCAACGATTCGGGCGCCAAAGTGCTGATCGTGGGAAAGGAACTGCGGGCCAACGTCGACAAGATCCGCGACAAGCTCACCCACGTCGAGCACGTCATCGAGGTGACACCGGAGGGCGGCGACGGCGATGAGTACGAGGCGATGCTCGCGGCGGCTACGCCCGTCGATCGTCAAGACGATGTCGAGCCCGACGATGTCGCGATCATCATGTATTCATCAGGCACGACGGGCAAACCGAAGGGCGTGCAGCTGACTCAGGCGAACATCATCGCGCACACGGTGAACGCGCACGAGGGGTTCGAGTTCGACGAAGGCGACAAGAACATGGTGTCGATGCCGCTGTTCCATGTCGGCGGCTCGTCCTATGTGCAATTCGGAATCCACGACGGCTTCCCCAGCGTCATGACCCGCGAGGTCGACGGCGCGTCCCTGGCCGGCGCAATCTTCAAGGGTGCCAACCGGACATTCCTGGTGCCCGCGGTGCTGGCCAAGGTGCTCGACTCCGGTGAGGATGCGGTCAAGCTGTTCGGATCGCTGAAGACGTTCGCCTACGGCGCTTCGCCGATGCCGCTTCCATTGCTGCGTCGGGCGCTCGAAGCGTGGCCGAACACCGATTTCATGCAGGCGTACGGGCTGACCGAACTGTGCGGCGTCATCAGCCACCTGCTTCCCGAGGCGCACCGTGACCCGGGCAAGGAGGAGCGACTCTCGAGTGCGGGCACGCTGGTTCCCAACGCGGAGGTGCGGGTGGTCGATCCCGACACTCTCAAAGACGTGCCAGAGGGTGAGCAGGGTGAATTATGGTTCCGCTCACCACAGTTGATGAAGGGCTATCACAACAAGCCGGAGGCGACGGAGGAGTCGATCACCGAGGACGGCTGGTTCCGCACCGGTGACATCGGGCGCGTCGACGATGGCGGCTACATCTTCGTCGAGGACCGACTGAAGGACATGATCATCTCCGGCGGAGAGAACATCTACTCGATCGAGGTGGAGCGGGTACTCGCCGAGCATCCCGCGGTCTCCGATGTCGCGATCATCGGCATCCCCGACGACAAGTGGGGTGAGGTCGTCAAAGCCGTTGTCCAACTCGAGGGTGAGGCCACCGAAGACGAGTTGATCACCTTCGCCAGAGAGCGCTTGGCCGCGTACAAGTGCCCGAAGTCCGTCGATTTCAAGGACGAGTTGCCGCGTAATCCGACCGGAAAGATCCTCAAGAAGGATCTGCGCAAGCAGTACTCGTAA
- a CDS encoding PadR family transcriptional regulator gives MPSKPTTTSFALLGLLGIKPWTAYEIVAQIKRGMHFFWPRSDAHLYAELKRLVERGHATAELVDGRRKQATRYTITPEGRAALADWFGTDPAAPLLEVEGFLRMFLGDQTTKENLRAALEATARHAREYHAKGNALIDELLTTGGPFPQRLHLIERQAMFIADFYRNLIEWCDETIAEIDEWRDTRDVGLTPTGRKQWERILAEPDP, from the coding sequence ATGCCGTCGAAGCCGACCACCACATCGTTCGCGCTTCTGGGGTTGCTGGGCATAAAGCCGTGGACGGCGTACGAGATCGTCGCTCAGATCAAGCGCGGCATGCACTTCTTCTGGCCCCGATCGGACGCCCACCTGTACGCGGAGCTCAAGCGGCTCGTCGAGCGTGGGCACGCTACCGCCGAGCTGGTCGACGGTCGCAGAAAGCAAGCAACGCGCTACACGATCACACCGGAAGGCCGTGCGGCACTGGCCGATTGGTTCGGCACCGACCCCGCAGCACCTCTGCTCGAAGTCGAGGGATTTCTGCGCATGTTTCTCGGTGACCAGACAACCAAGGAGAATCTTCGCGCAGCGCTGGAAGCCACTGCGCGCCACGCCCGGGAATACCACGCCAAGGGAAACGCACTCATCGACGAACTTCTCACCACCGGCGGGCCCTTTCCCCAGCGGCTGCACCTGATCGAGCGTCAGGCGATGTTCATCGCCGACTTCTACCGGAATCTCATCGAATGGTGTGACGAGACGATCGCCGAGATCGACGAATGGCGCGACACCCGCGACGTCGGCCTTACGCCAACGGGGCGCAAGCAGTGGGAGCGGATACTCGCCGAACCCGATCCCTAG
- a CDS encoding maleylpyruvate isomerase N-terminal domain-containing protein — protein sequence MNATQFLALVDTDRGELKDRIGRARQRFYKLARTADPKARRRGLDWNVNQVIAHVLCVARRYQAIAEGRDFRRARYPRELDQINREEMLAAMAPIPELLEKLEALETVMDEFFDNLPDDYTNEFHCGATTSGIILQINWLFDLLLHGEDIARAVGVKWDIHERDMLLLLREVVEVAPAYVKPGISPTTDISVILQIPAARPYLMHIHDGTLEVRPRRSSDRPDAVLKAPASTMVRLILQRIGPVAAVGKGLRIVGGRRPWKALQLGSCIESP from the coding sequence GTGAACGCCACACAGTTCCTCGCACTCGTCGACACCGATCGAGGCGAACTAAAGGATCGCATCGGCCGGGCGCGGCAACGGTTTTATAAACTGGCTCGTACCGCCGATCCGAAAGCGCGGCGACGGGGCTTGGACTGGAACGTGAATCAGGTCATCGCCCACGTGCTTTGCGTCGCCCGTCGGTATCAAGCGATCGCGGAGGGCCGAGACTTTCGGCGCGCACGGTATCCGCGCGAGCTGGATCAGATCAACCGCGAAGAGATGCTGGCGGCGATGGCGCCGATACCCGAACTGCTCGAAAAGCTCGAGGCCTTGGAAACGGTGATGGACGAGTTTTTCGATAACCTTCCGGATGACTACACAAACGAATTTCACTGCGGTGCAACTACTTCCGGCATCATACTTCAGATTAACTGGCTCTTTGACCTGCTCTTGCATGGCGAGGACATCGCGCGGGCCGTCGGAGTGAAGTGGGACATTCACGAGCGTGACATGTTGCTGCTACTCCGCGAGGTGGTGGAGGTGGCGCCGGCCTACGTCAAACCGGGGATCTCACCTACGACCGATATCTCTGTGATTCTCCAGATCCCAGCTGCGCGGCCGTATCTGATGCACATTCACGACGGCACCCTTGAGGTTCGTCCCCGTCGATCCAGCGACAGGCCGGATGCCGTCCTGAAGGCGCCGGCATCGACCATGGTTCGGCTGATCCTTCAACGCATCGGTCCAGTCGCGGCGGTGGGCAAAGGCCTTCGCATCGTGGGCGGCCGGCGGCCGTGGAAGGCTTTGCAACTGGGCTCTTGCATCGAATCGCCCTAG
- a CDS encoding SOUL family heme-binding protein, with protein sequence MRLSDIPGQVAESILSIVGIRVGTEEPHYLATKLTDRVEIRRYGPRIAAETAVAADDERARNIGFRRLAGYIFGANHRGETISMTAPVSQHRGDTIAMTAPVAQARNTEGESTIRFFMPSKWTMETLPEPDDDHVTLVEVPAETYGVLRFTGDRSSAAVAARTDELRKILSDNDVEPVGEPVAWFFDPPWTLPFRRRNEIAIPVKPPA encoded by the coding sequence ATGAGACTGAGCGACATACCGGGCCAGGTTGCCGAATCGATCTTGTCGATCGTCGGCATCCGCGTCGGCACCGAAGAACCCCACTATCTGGCGACCAAACTGACCGATCGGGTGGAGATCCGGCGGTACGGCCCGCGGATTGCCGCCGAAACGGCGGTGGCGGCCGACGACGAACGCGCCCGCAACATCGGCTTCCGCAGACTGGCGGGTTACATCTTCGGCGCCAATCACCGCGGCGAGACGATCTCGATGACGGCGCCTGTCAGCCAGCATCGCGGTGACACGATTGCCATGACGGCTCCGGTCGCACAGGCGCGAAACACTGAGGGCGAGTCGACGATCCGGTTCTTCATGCCGTCCAAGTGGACGATGGAGACATTGCCGGAGCCCGACGATGATCACGTCACCCTCGTCGAGGTCCCAGCGGAAACCTACGGCGTCCTGCGCTTCACTGGTGACCGCAGCTCGGCGGCCGTCGCCGCTAGGACCGACGAACTGCGGAAGATCCTGAGCGACAACGATGTTGAACCCGTGGGCGAGCCGGTGGCGTGGTTCTTCGATCCGCCGTGGACGTTACCGTTCCGGCGCCGCAACGAGATCGCCATCCCGGTCAAGCCACCGGCCTAG
- a CDS encoding TspO/MBR family protein encodes MKSGTIAGTAVATAATAVIGGLASRPAQSPWYANLKKPPYQPPRQAFPIVWPILYADIAVVSAATIDDLEQRGLRDERRTYIAALATNLILNGSWSWLFFNRRWLGTSAIAAGILAISSADLTRRSVAVRGGKAAPMAAYAAWTSFATALSTHIWALNRRR; translated from the coding sequence TTGAAGTCAGGAACTATCGCAGGAACCGCTGTGGCGACCGCGGCGACGGCGGTCATCGGCGGGCTGGCGAGCCGCCCGGCGCAGTCGCCTTGGTATGCGAACCTGAAGAAGCCGCCGTATCAGCCTCCGCGCCAGGCTTTTCCGATCGTCTGGCCGATCCTGTACGCCGACATCGCAGTGGTGTCGGCCGCGACAATCGACGACCTGGAGCAACGCGGACTACGAGACGAGCGACGGACGTATATTGCGGCGCTGGCGACGAACCTGATCCTGAACGGGAGTTGGTCCTGGTTGTTCTTCAATCGCCGCTGGCTTGGCACATCGGCGATCGCGGCCGGAATCCTGGCAATCAGCAGCGCCGACCTGACCCGGCGCTCGGTCGCCGTCCGCGGTGGGAAGGCAGCCCCGATGGCCGCCTACGCAGCGTGGACCTCGTTCGCCACCGCGCTGTCGACTCACATCTGGGCGCTGAACAGGCGGCGTTGA
- a CDS encoding DUF427 domain-containing protein produces the protein MPTPDKPRPGQESVWDYPRPPRLEEFHGSITVELGGVVIASTTAAWRVLETSHPPTYYLPASSFIDGSLRAAAGSSWCEWKGQASYFDLVSPRRVASRAAWTYVSPTRGFTAIAGALAVMPALVDRCTVDGEEVTPQPGGFYGGWITSRVAGPFKGIPGSMGW, from the coding sequence ATGCCCACCCCTGACAAACCGCGCCCCGGCCAGGAGTCGGTGTGGGACTACCCACGACCGCCGCGGCTGGAGGAGTTCCACGGTTCGATCACCGTCGAACTCGGAGGCGTCGTCATCGCATCGACAACGGCGGCGTGGCGCGTGCTCGAGACCAGCCATCCCCCGACCTATTACCTGCCTGCCAGCAGCTTCATCGATGGCAGTCTGCGTGCGGCGGCCGGCTCCTCATGGTGCGAATGGAAGGGGCAGGCGAGTTATTTCGATCTCGTCAGCCCGCGCCGGGTGGCGTCACGGGCGGCATGGACCTATGTGTCACCGACCCGTGGATTCACCGCGATCGCCGGCGCGCTCGCGGTCATGCCTGCCCTGGTGGACCGGTGCACGGTGGACGGAGAAGAGGTCACTCCGCAGCCAGGGGGCTTTTACGGCGGCTGGATCACGAGTCGGGTCGCGGGGCCGTTCAAGGGAATACCGGGCTCCATGGGATGGTGA
- a CDS encoding o-succinylbenzoate synthase gives MVCVPQLDEVLDGLHVVSLPMRVRFRGITVREVALIEGPVGWGEFGAFPEYEPPEAVFWLASAVEAAYRAPPAVRRDRIPINATVPAVVARQVPEVLSRFPGARTAKVKVAEPGQTLADDVVRVNAVRALVPTVRVDANGGWSVDEAAEAAAALTADGPLEYIEQPCATVPELAALRRRVDVAIAADESIRKADDPLRVVREHAADVAVLKVAPLGGVARILEIADQIDIPIVVSSALDSAVGIGRGLLAAAALPDLPYACGLGTGGLFVDDVGEPVEPVDGFLPVAPVTPDPARLAALAAASDRRRWWIDRIKACYPLMS, from the coding sequence ATGGTCTGCGTGCCGCAGCTGGATGAGGTTCTCGACGGATTGCATGTCGTTTCGCTGCCGATGCGAGTTCGGTTCCGCGGCATCACCGTTCGAGAGGTCGCGCTCATCGAGGGCCCCGTGGGCTGGGGTGAGTTCGGGGCATTTCCCGAATACGAGCCGCCCGAAGCGGTGTTTTGGCTGGCGTCGGCCGTCGAGGCGGCATACCGGGCGCCCCCCGCCGTCCGGCGCGACCGCATCCCGATCAATGCCACCGTGCCCGCCGTCGTCGCCAGGCAGGTGCCCGAGGTGCTGTCCCGGTTTCCCGGCGCGCGCACCGCGAAGGTCAAGGTGGCCGAGCCCGGGCAGACCCTCGCCGACGACGTGGTGCGCGTCAACGCAGTACGCGCACTGGTACCGACGGTGCGCGTCGACGCCAACGGAGGCTGGAGCGTCGACGAGGCAGCCGAGGCGGCCGCCGCACTGACCGCCGACGGCCCGCTCGAGTACATCGAGCAGCCGTGCGCGACGGTGCCCGAGCTGGCTGCGCTGCGCCGCCGTGTTGACGTGGCGATCGCGGCCGACGAGAGCATCCGCAAGGCCGACGACCCGCTGCGCGTGGTGCGCGAGCACGCCGCCGACGTGGCGGTACTCAAGGTCGCGCCGCTGGGCGGCGTGGCCAGGATACTCGAGATCGCCGATCAGATCGACATCCCGATCGTGGTGTCCAGCGCGCTCGACTCCGCGGTCGGCATCGGCCGCGGACTGCTCGCCGCCGCCGCGCTTCCCGATTTGCCGTATGCCTGCGGCCTCGGCACCGGCGGGCTGTTCGTCGACGACGTCGGCGAACCCGTCGAACCGGTCGACGGGTTCCTGCCCGTCGCACCAGTGACGCCGGATCCGGCGCGGCTGGCCGCGCTGGCGGCGGCTTCCGACCGTCGGCGCTGGTGGATCGACCGAATCAAGGCCTGCTACCCGCTGATGTCCTAA
- a CDS encoding GlxA family transcriptional regulator yields the protein MVILGFPGVQALDLVGPFEVFTGATICLASQGRADEGYSVTIVTRTGEPAATLTGLALVAQLFPDPREPIDTLVLPGGMGVDDARRDPDTVGWIRIAAEQSRRVVSVCTGAFIAAQAGLVDGCVATTHWAFASQLADEFPAVTVDPEPIFVRSSEQVWTAAGVTAGIDLTLSLVEDDYGTDVAQTVARWMVMYLRRPGGQTQFAAPVWMPRAKRAPIRDVQNAIEAEPGGAHSIPELARRAAMSPRHFTRVFTDEVGEAPGAYVERIRTEAARRQLEETDDTVTVIAARCGFGSAETLRRNFVRRLGISPDQYRKTFA from the coding sequence GTGGTGATCCTCGGCTTCCCGGGCGTCCAGGCTCTTGACCTGGTCGGCCCGTTCGAGGTGTTCACGGGAGCCACCATCTGTCTGGCCAGTCAGGGGCGAGCAGACGAGGGCTATTCGGTCACCATCGTGACCCGGACGGGCGAACCCGCCGCCACTCTCACCGGCCTCGCACTGGTTGCCCAGCTGTTCCCCGACCCGCGCGAACCGATCGACACACTCGTGTTGCCCGGAGGCATGGGCGTTGACGATGCGCGGCGGGATCCCGACACCGTCGGTTGGATTCGGATCGCCGCCGAGCAGTCGCGGCGCGTCGTCAGCGTATGCACCGGCGCCTTCATCGCGGCGCAGGCCGGTCTGGTCGACGGTTGCGTCGCGACCACGCACTGGGCGTTCGCTTCGCAGCTGGCCGACGAGTTCCCCGCCGTGACCGTCGATCCCGAACCGATCTTTGTGCGCAGCTCCGAACAGGTCTGGACCGCGGCCGGTGTCACGGCGGGGATCGACCTGACCCTGTCGCTGGTCGAAGACGACTACGGCACCGACGTCGCGCAGACGGTGGCGCGCTGGATGGTGATGTACCTGCGGCGGCCCGGTGGCCAGACGCAGTTCGCCGCGCCGGTGTGGATGCCACGCGCCAAGCGGGCACCGATCCGCGACGTGCAGAACGCGATCGAAGCCGAACCCGGTGGCGCGCACAGTATTCCCGAACTCGCCCGGCGCGCGGCGATGAGCCCTCGGCACTTCACACGGGTGTTCACCGATGAGGTGGGGGAGGCGCCAGGGGCATATGTCGAGCGGATCCGCACCGAGGCCGCCCGCAGGCAACTCGAGGAGACCGACGACACCGTGACGGTCATCGCGGCGCGCTGCGGCTTCGGTAGTGCCGAGACGCTGCGCCGCAATTTCGTTCGACGACTGGGCATTTCGCCCGATCAATACCGCAAG